One Camelina sativa cultivar DH55 chromosome 3, Cs, whole genome shotgun sequence genomic window carries:
- the LOC104773131 gene encoding protein IQ-DOMAIN 31-like isoform X1 has product MGKTPGKWIKTLLLGKKSPKSSLENRSQKLGSAKKEELVVSVTEDLSNLTVDPPVVSSQPVPASSAQNVANNGDESKDNLESGNDLGEIELERAAIKVQATFRAHQARRAFRTLKGIIRLQAFIRGHLVRRQAIATYSCIFGIVKFQALVRGQKARSSDNGIVFQKTHMVAGDSEALQSNTYSWMDNPTKFVFVNQLLASSATALPLKIQYGPEEPNSAKVWLVRWTQLQVWSSGSRVARVEIPKSQSKKRNYEAVVEADKARPKRGIKKPSGPNSGTGAIRSSAESDKPKRNVRKASTLSKDAVRTESNKAKPHSRKSRGVSKKEVSPLEIKDEKPSPSLKRSSLSNGSKKATFRSAEKKKKDTADSVQIEHEEKVSEKVLEGGDNIELAETEKSTLDSVQIEPEGKVLEGGDNIELAETEKSTLDSVQIEPEGKVLEGGDNIELAETEKSTLDSVQIEPEGKVLEGGDNIELAETEKSTLDSVQIEPEGKVLEGGDNIELAETEKSTLDSVQIEPEGKVLEGGDNIELAETEKSTLDSVQIEPEGKVLEGGDNIELAETEKSTLDSVQIEPEGKVLVGGDNIVLTEKEKDNTDAVPVELDVVQDENSPVLDKLEEDEPKTAETNDKGDDLKCSEVEISSENSNVCSDNTKPTERRALLPAKIDNQDHGLTHSGRKIPSYMAPTASAKARVKGESSPRFSLEKTEINGSVRRHSLSSPANGQLSTTTMSPRAHKLLLASAKGSMNGDKSLTSSKDITHKSTRSDWKR; this is encoded by the exons ATGGGAAAGACTCCTGGTAAATGGATCAAGACTTTGCTTCTCGGGAAGAAGTCTCCCAAGTCGAGTTTAGAGAACCGAAGCCAGAAACTG GGATCTGCTAAGAAAGAAGAGCTGGTAGTATCGGTGACAGAAGATTTGTCAAACTTAACGGTTGATCCACCAGTGGTTTCATCACAACCAGTTCCGGCTTCTTCTGCTCAAAATGTGGCAAACAATGGCGATGAGTCGAAGGATAATCTCGAGTCAGGGAATGACTTGGGAGAAATCGAGCTTGAACGAGCTGCAATTAAGGTTCAAGCTACTTTCAGAGCTCATCAG GCGCGTAGAGCATTTCGGACCCTTAAAGGTATCATCAGGCTCCAGGCATTTATCCGTGGTCACCTGGTCAGAAGACAAGCCATTGCAACATATTCGTGTATATTTGGAATTGTGAAGTTTCAGGCTCTTGTTCGTGGCCAGAAAGCTAGATCTTCAGATAATGGGATTGTATTTCAGAAAACACATATG gtAGCCGGTGATTCGGAAGCTTTGCAATCGAACACGTATAGTTGGATGGACAATCCCACAAAGTTCGTCTTTGTTAATCAG CTTCTAGCTTCTTCAGCAACTGCATTGCCTCTGAAGATCCAATATGGTCCTGAGGAACCTAACTCAGCCAAGGTTTGGCTTGTACGCTGGACACAATTGCAAGTTTGGTCATCTGGCTCACGAGTAGCTAGGGTTGAGATTCCAAAATCTCAGTCAAAGAAGCGAAATTATGAAGCTGTGGTTGAAGCAGATAAGGCAAGGCCAAAGCGAGGTATCAAGAAACCATCTGGTCCAAATAGTGGAACTGGTGCCATCCGTTCTTCAGCTGAAAGTGATAAACCTAAACGAAATGTGAGGAAGGCTTCCACGCTTAGTAAAGATGCCGTGAGAACTGAGAGTAACAAAGCTAAGCCCCATTCTAGAAAAAGTAGAGGCGTCTCAAAGAAGGAGGTATCTCCTTTGGAAATTAAAGATGAGAAGCCCAGTCCTAGTCTCAAAAGGTCTTCTCTTTCAAACGGGTCAAAGAAAGCCACCTTTAGATctgctgagaagaagaagaaagatactGCTGATTCTGTGCAGATTGAGCATGAAGAGAAAGTTTCAGAGAAGGTTCTTGAAGGAGGAGACAATATTGAGTTGGCTGAAACGGAGAAAAGTACTCTAGATTCTGTGCAGATAGAGCCTGAAGGGAAGGTTCTTGAAGGAGGAGACAATATTGAGTTGGCTGAAACGGAGAAAAGTACTCTAGATTCTGTGCAGATAGAGCCTGAAGGGAAGGTTCTTGAAGGAGGAGACAATATTGAGTTGGCTGAAACGGAGAAAAGTACTCTAGATTCTGTGCAGATAGAGCCTGAAGGGAAGGTTCTTGAAGGAGGAGACAATATTGAGTTGGCTGAAACGGAGAAAAGTACTCTAGATTCTGTGCAGATAGAGCCTGAAGGGAAGGTTCTTGAAGGAGGAGACAATATTGAGTTGGCTGAAACGGAGAAAAGTACTCTAGATTCTGTGCAGATAGAGCCTGAAGGGAAGGTTCTTGAAGGAGGAGACAATATTGAGTTGGCTGAAACGGAGAAAAGTACTCTAGATTCTGTGCAGATAGAGCCTGAAGGGAAGGTTCTTGAAGGAGGAGACAATATTGAGTTGGCTGAAACGGAGAAAAGTACTCTAGATTCTGTGCAGATAGAGCCTGAAGGGAAGGTTCTTGTAGGAGGAGATAATATTGTGTTGactgaaaaggagaaagataacaCTGATGCAGTTCCGGTGGAGCTTGATGTTGTACAAGATGAGAACTCACCGGTTTTGGATAAACTGGAGGAAGATGAACCCAAAACTGCAGAGACCAATGATAAAGGTGATGACCTCAAATGTTCAGAGGTTGAGATAAGCTCTGAGAACAGTAATGTTTGTTCTGATAACACAAAGCCTACTGAAAGAAGAGCATTGCTGCCTGCAAAAATTGACAATCAAGATCACGGACTTACGCATAGCGGACGAAAAATCCCTAGCTACATGGCCCCAACTGCATCTGCAAAAGCCAGAGTCAAAGGAGAAAGCTCTCCGAGGTTTTCCCTTGAGAAGACTGAGATAAATGGGTCAGTGCGACGCCATTCACTGTCATCTCCAGCCAATGGTCAGCTGAGTACTACTACCATGTCTCCAAGGGCTCACAAACTTCTCCTAGCCTCAGCCAAAGGATCTATGAATGGTGACAAATCTCTTACTTCTTCCAAGGACATAACTC ACAAGTCAACAAGAAGTGACTGGAAACGGTGA
- the LOC104773131 gene encoding protein IQ-DOMAIN 31-like isoform X3 gives MGKTPGKWIKTLLLGKKSPKSSLENRSQKLGSAKKEELVVSVTEDLSNLTVDPPVVSSQPVPASSAQNVANNGDESKDNLESGNDLGEIELERAAIKVQATFRAHQARRAFRTLKGIIRLQAFIRGHLVRRQAIATYSCIFGIVKFQALVRGQKARSSDNGIVFQKTHMVAGDSEALQSNTYSWMDNPTKFVFVNQLLASSATALPLKIQYGPEEPNSAKVWLVRWTQLQVWSSGSRVARVEIPKSQSKKRNYEAVVEADKARPKRGIKKPSGPNSGTGAIRSSAESDKPKRNVRKASTLSKDAVRTESNKAKPHSRKSRGVSKKEVSPLEIKDEKPSPSLKRSSLSNGSKKATFRSAEKKKKDTADSVQIEHEEKVSEKVLEGGDNIELAETEKSTLDSVQIEPEGKVLEGGDNIELAETEKSTLDSVQIEPEGKVLEGGDNIELAETEKSTLDSVQIEPEGKVLEGGDNIELAETEKSTLDSVQIEPEGKVLEGGDNIELAETEKSTLDSVQIEPEGKVLVGGDNIVLTEKEKDNTDAVPVELDVVQDENSPVLDKLEEDEPKTAETNDKGDDLKCSEVEISSENSNVCSDNTKPTERRALLPAKIDNQDHGLTHSGRKIPSYMAPTASAKARVKGESSPRFSLEKTEINGSVRRHSLSSPANGQLSTTTMSPRAHKLLLASAKGSMNGDKSLTSSKDITHKSTRSDWKR, from the exons ATGGGAAAGACTCCTGGTAAATGGATCAAGACTTTGCTTCTCGGGAAGAAGTCTCCCAAGTCGAGTTTAGAGAACCGAAGCCAGAAACTG GGATCTGCTAAGAAAGAAGAGCTGGTAGTATCGGTGACAGAAGATTTGTCAAACTTAACGGTTGATCCACCAGTGGTTTCATCACAACCAGTTCCGGCTTCTTCTGCTCAAAATGTGGCAAACAATGGCGATGAGTCGAAGGATAATCTCGAGTCAGGGAATGACTTGGGAGAAATCGAGCTTGAACGAGCTGCAATTAAGGTTCAAGCTACTTTCAGAGCTCATCAG GCGCGTAGAGCATTTCGGACCCTTAAAGGTATCATCAGGCTCCAGGCATTTATCCGTGGTCACCTGGTCAGAAGACAAGCCATTGCAACATATTCGTGTATATTTGGAATTGTGAAGTTTCAGGCTCTTGTTCGTGGCCAGAAAGCTAGATCTTCAGATAATGGGATTGTATTTCAGAAAACACATATG gtAGCCGGTGATTCGGAAGCTTTGCAATCGAACACGTATAGTTGGATGGACAATCCCACAAAGTTCGTCTTTGTTAATCAG CTTCTAGCTTCTTCAGCAACTGCATTGCCTCTGAAGATCCAATATGGTCCTGAGGAACCTAACTCAGCCAAGGTTTGGCTTGTACGCTGGACACAATTGCAAGTTTGGTCATCTGGCTCACGAGTAGCTAGGGTTGAGATTCCAAAATCTCAGTCAAAGAAGCGAAATTATGAAGCTGTGGTTGAAGCAGATAAGGCAAGGCCAAAGCGAGGTATCAAGAAACCATCTGGTCCAAATAGTGGAACTGGTGCCATCCGTTCTTCAGCTGAAAGTGATAAACCTAAACGAAATGTGAGGAAGGCTTCCACGCTTAGTAAAGATGCCGTGAGAACTGAGAGTAACAAAGCTAAGCCCCATTCTAGAAAAAGTAGAGGCGTCTCAAAGAAGGAGGTATCTCCTTTGGAAATTAAAGATGAGAAGCCCAGTCCTAGTCTCAAAAGGTCTTCTCTTTCAAACGGGTCAAAGAAAGCCACCTTTAGATctgctgagaagaagaagaaagatactGCTGATTCTGTGCAGATTGAGCATGAAGAGAAAGTTTCAGAGAAG GTTCTTGAAGGAGGAGACAATATTGAGTTGGCTGAAACGGAGAAAAGTACTCTAGATTCTGTGCAGATAGAGCCTGAAGGGAAGGTTCTTGAAGGAGGAGACAATATTGAGTTGGCTGAAACGGAGAAAAGTACTCTAGATTCTGTGCAGATAGAGCCTGAAGGGAAGGTTCTTGAAGGAGGAGACAATATTGAGTTGGCTGAAACGGAGAAAAGTACTCTAGATTCTGTGCAGATAGAGCCTGAAGGGAAGGTTCTTGAAGGAGGAGACAATATTGAGTTGGCTGAAACGGAGAAAAGTACTCTAGATTCTGTGCAGATAGAGCCTGAAGGGAAGGTTCTTGAAGGAGGAGACAATATTGAGTTGGCTGAAACGGAGAAAAGTACTCTAGATTCTGTGCAGATAGAGCCTGAAGGGAAGGTTCTTGTAGGAGGAGATAATATTGTGTTGactgaaaaggagaaagataacaCTGATGCAGTTCCGGTGGAGCTTGATGTTGTACAAGATGAGAACTCACCGGTTTTGGATAAACTGGAGGAAGATGAACCCAAAACTGCAGAGACCAATGATAAAGGTGATGACCTCAAATGTTCAGAGGTTGAGATAAGCTCTGAGAACAGTAATGTTTGTTCTGATAACACAAAGCCTACTGAAAGAAGAGCATTGCTGCCTGCAAAAATTGACAATCAAGATCACGGACTTACGCATAGCGGACGAAAAATCCCTAGCTACATGGCCCCAACTGCATCTGCAAAAGCCAGAGTCAAAGGAGAAAGCTCTCCGAGGTTTTCCCTTGAGAAGACTGAGATAAATGGGTCAGTGCGACGCCATTCACTGTCATCTCCAGCCAATGGTCAGCTGAGTACTACTACCATGTCTCCAAGGGCTCACAAACTTCTCCTAGCCTCAGCCAAAGGATCTATGAATGGTGACAAATCTCTTACTTCTTCCAAGGACATAACTC ACAAGTCAACAAGAAGTGACTGGAAACGGTGA
- the LOC104773131 gene encoding protein IQ-DOMAIN 31-like isoform X2 — MGKTPGKWIKTLLLGKKSPKSSLENRSQKLGSAKKEELVVSVTEDLSNLTVDPPVVSSQPVPASSAQNVANNGDESKDNLESGNDLGEIELERAAIKVQATFRAHQARRAFRTLKGIIRLQAFIRGHLVRRQAIATYSCIFGIVKFQALVRGQKARSSDNGIVFQKTHMVAGDSEALQSNTYSWMDNPTKFVFVNQLLASSATALPLKIQYGPEEPNSAKVWLVRWTQLQVWSSGSRVARVEIPKSQSKKRNYEAVVEADKARPKRGIKKPSGPNSGTGAIRSSAESDKPKRNVRKASTLSKDAVRTESNKAKPHSRKSRGVSKKEVSPLEIKDEKPSPSLKRSSLSNGSKKATFRSAEKKKKDTADSVQIEHEEKVSEKVLEGGDNIELAETEKSTLDSVQIEPEGKVLEGGDNIELAETEKSTLDSVQIEPEGKVLEGGDNIELAETEKSTLDSVQIEPEGKVLEGGDNIELAETEKSTLDSVQIEPEGKVLEGGDNIELAETEKSTLDSVQIEPEGKVLEGGDNIELAETEKSTLDSVQIEPEGKVLVGGDNIVLTEKEKDNTDAVPVELDVVQDENSPVLDKLEEDEPKTAETNDKGDDLKCSEVEISSENSNVCSDNTKPTERRALLPAKIDNQDHGLTHSGRKIPSYMAPTASAKARVKGESSPRFSLEKTEINGSVRRHSLSSPANGQLSTTTMSPRAHKLLLASAKGSMNGDKSLTSSKDITHKSTRSDWKR; from the exons ATGGGAAAGACTCCTGGTAAATGGATCAAGACTTTGCTTCTCGGGAAGAAGTCTCCCAAGTCGAGTTTAGAGAACCGAAGCCAGAAACTG GGATCTGCTAAGAAAGAAGAGCTGGTAGTATCGGTGACAGAAGATTTGTCAAACTTAACGGTTGATCCACCAGTGGTTTCATCACAACCAGTTCCGGCTTCTTCTGCTCAAAATGTGGCAAACAATGGCGATGAGTCGAAGGATAATCTCGAGTCAGGGAATGACTTGGGAGAAATCGAGCTTGAACGAGCTGCAATTAAGGTTCAAGCTACTTTCAGAGCTCATCAG GCGCGTAGAGCATTTCGGACCCTTAAAGGTATCATCAGGCTCCAGGCATTTATCCGTGGTCACCTGGTCAGAAGACAAGCCATTGCAACATATTCGTGTATATTTGGAATTGTGAAGTTTCAGGCTCTTGTTCGTGGCCAGAAAGCTAGATCTTCAGATAATGGGATTGTATTTCAGAAAACACATATG gtAGCCGGTGATTCGGAAGCTTTGCAATCGAACACGTATAGTTGGATGGACAATCCCACAAAGTTCGTCTTTGTTAATCAG CTTCTAGCTTCTTCAGCAACTGCATTGCCTCTGAAGATCCAATATGGTCCTGAGGAACCTAACTCAGCCAAGGTTTGGCTTGTACGCTGGACACAATTGCAAGTTTGGTCATCTGGCTCACGAGTAGCTAGGGTTGAGATTCCAAAATCTCAGTCAAAGAAGCGAAATTATGAAGCTGTGGTTGAAGCAGATAAGGCAAGGCCAAAGCGAGGTATCAAGAAACCATCTGGTCCAAATAGTGGAACTGGTGCCATCCGTTCTTCAGCTGAAAGTGATAAACCTAAACGAAATGTGAGGAAGGCTTCCACGCTTAGTAAAGATGCCGTGAGAACTGAGAGTAACAAAGCTAAGCCCCATTCTAGAAAAAGTAGAGGCGTCTCAAAGAAGGAGGTATCTCCTTTGGAAATTAAAGATGAGAAGCCCAGTCCTAGTCTCAAAAGGTCTTCTCTTTCAAACGGGTCAAAGAAAGCCACCTTTAGATctgctgagaagaagaagaaagatactGCTGATTCTGTGCAGATTGAGCATGAAGAGAAAGTTTCAGAGAAG GTTCTTGAAGGAGGAGACAATATTGAGTTGGCTGAAACGGAGAAAAGTACTCTAGATTCTGTGCAGATAGAGCCTGAAGGGAAGGTTCTTGAAGGAGGAGACAATATTGAGTTGGCTGAAACGGAGAAAAGTACTCTAGATTCTGTGCAGATAGAGCCTGAAGGGAAGGTTCTTGAAGGAGGAGACAATATTGAGTTGGCTGAAACGGAGAAAAGTACTCTAGATTCTGTGCAGATAGAGCCTGAAGGGAAGGTTCTTGAAGGAGGAGACAATATTGAGTTGGCTGAAACGGAGAAAAGTACTCTAGATTCTGTGCAGATAGAGCCTGAAGGGAAGGTTCTTGAAGGAGGAGACAATATTGAGTTGGCTGAAACGGAGAAAAGTACTCTAGATTCTGTGCAGATAGAGCCTGAAGGGAAGGTTCTTGAAGGAGGAGACAATATTGAGTTGGCTGAAACGGAGAAAAGTACTCTAGATTCTGTGCAGATAGAGCCTGAAGGGAAGGTTCTTGTAGGAGGAGATAATATTGTGTTGactgaaaaggagaaagataacaCTGATGCAGTTCCGGTGGAGCTTGATGTTGTACAAGATGAGAACTCACCGGTTTTGGATAAACTGGAGGAAGATGAACCCAAAACTGCAGAGACCAATGATAAAGGTGATGACCTCAAATGTTCAGAGGTTGAGATAAGCTCTGAGAACAGTAATGTTTGTTCTGATAACACAAAGCCTACTGAAAGAAGAGCATTGCTGCCTGCAAAAATTGACAATCAAGATCACGGACTTACGCATAGCGGACGAAAAATCCCTAGCTACATGGCCCCAACTGCATCTGCAAAAGCCAGAGTCAAAGGAGAAAGCTCTCCGAGGTTTTCCCTTGAGAAGACTGAGATAAATGGGTCAGTGCGACGCCATTCACTGTCATCTCCAGCCAATGGTCAGCTGAGTACTACTACCATGTCTCCAAGGGCTCACAAACTTCTCCTAGCCTCAGCCAAAGGATCTATGAATGGTGACAAATCTCTTACTTCTTCCAAGGACATAACTC ACAAGTCAACAAGAAGTGACTGGAAACGGTGA
- the LOC104773161 gene encoding probable LRR receptor-like serine/threonine-protein kinase At1g14390, with product MHNSYNSQTFTFTFLILLLLLPSLSESQLTSSESRTLLEIQKHLQYPPVLRSWTNLTSFCYLPPSPSFKILCFNGHVTELTVTGNRTVKLPGRFSSDSLFTVVTKLSNLKTLSLVSLGISGPLPSKIIRLSSSLQSLNLSSNFITGKIPKEISSLKNLRSFVLANNLFNGSVPDLRGLSNLQELNLGGNKLGPEVVTSLASNLITVSLRNNSFGSKIPEQIKKLNMLQSLDLSSNKFVGSIPRLLFSLPSLQNLSLSQNLLSGSLPSSSLCSSKLRILDVSRNLLTGKLPSCLSSKSFHNQTVLFTFNCLSVNGSPSAKYQRPVTFCENEAKQAVAAVKSDTKDQEKKEEDTGIELGLVIGIVIGVILVSAVLFRMRKSGSKEEPFEANNVDKVSVCSTNTRSTTSKTVPDARRVPQTMRSAVIGLSPYRVFSLEELEEATNNFDAANLCGEQLYKGCLREGIAVTVRCIKLKQKTSTQNLAQQMEVLSKLRHMHLVSVLGHCIGTYQDHHPYAGSTIFIVQEYISNGSLRDYLTDWRKKEVFKWPQRMSTAIGVARGIQFLHTGVAPGIYGNNLDVENILLDETLTVKLSNYTIPLPSKVGAESPSNEDGEKEDVYQFGVILLQIITGKVLAAASSELGSLKLQLENGLRDEPSVLRSLADPCVRGTYAYESLRTTVEFAINCLCEDQGKRPSIEDVVWNLQYTIQVQQGWTSSGNLGLGGS from the exons ATGCATAATTCTTATAATAGCCAAACCTTTACTTTCACTTTccttatccttcttcttcttctgccatcACTCTCAGAATCACAGCTAACGTCAAGTGAATCAAGAACTCTATTAGAAATCCAAAAGCATTTACAGTATCCACCGGTTCTTCGATCATGGACCAACTTGACAAGTTTCTGCTACcttcctccttctccttctttcaaaATCCTCTGTTTCAACGGTCACGTAACCGAATTAACCGTCACAGGAAACAGAACCGTTAAGCTCCCTGGGAGATTCTCCAGTGACTCGCTCTTCACTGTTGTTACAAAACTCTCAAACTTAAAGACTTTGTCTCTTGTCTCTCTTGGCATCTCTGGTCCTCTCCCTTCGAAAATCATCAGGTTATCTTCGTCTCTTCAATCTCTCAATCTTAGTTCCAATTTCATCACTGGGAAAATTCCTAAAGAGATCTCGTCGTTGAAGAATCTGAGAAGTTTTGTTCTAGCCAATAATCTGTTTAATGGAAGTGTTCCTGATCTCAGAGGATTGTCGAATCTTCAAGAGCTGAATTTAGGCGGTAATAAACTCGGTCCTGAAGTTGTTACTTCACTAGCAAGTAATTTGATCACTGTTTCATTAAGGAACAACTCTTTTGGATCTAAGATTCCAGAACAGATCAAGAAGCTGAATATGCTTCAAAGCCTGGATCTTTCCTCCAACAAGTTCGTTGGTTCAATCCCAAGACTCCTGTTTTCGCTTCCTTCGCTTCAGAATCTAAGTTTGTCACAGAACTTGTTGAGTGGATCACTTCCAAGTTCATCGTTATGCAGCTCCAAGCTTAGAATATTAGATGTTTCTCGGAATCTTCTGACTGGGAAGCTTCCATCTTGCTTATCTTCCAAGAGTTTTCATAACCAGACAGTGCTCTTCACATTTAATTGCTTGTCTGTAAATGGTTCTCCTTCTGCAAAATATCAGCGTCCAGTAACCTTCTGCGAAAACGAAGCAAAGCAAGCAGTGGCTGCTGTGAAGTCTGACACTAAggatcaagaaaagaaagaagaagatacaggAATAGAACTTGGATTGGTGATTGGCATTGTCATTGGTGTGATCCTCGTTTCAGCGGTTTTGTTTAGGATGAGAAAATCAGGATCAAAGGAAGAGCCATTTGAAGCAAACAATGTCGATAAGGTCTCTGTTTGCAGCACCAACACCAGGTCCACCACATCAAAGACAGTACCAGATGCAA GACGAGTACCGCAAACAATGAGATCCGCGGTGATTGGTCTATCACCGTACCGAGTTTTCTCTTTGGAGGAACTGGAAGAAGCAACCAACAATTTTGATGCAGCGAATCTCTGTGGAGAACAG CTGTATAAAGGTTGCCTTAGAGAAGGCATAGCAGTGACAGTGAGGTGTATTAAGCTAAAACAGAAGACTTCAACACAAAATTTGGCTCAACAAATGGAAGTTTTATCAAAGCTAAGGCATATGCATTTGGTCAGTGTTCTTGGACACTGTATTGGTACTTATCAAGATCATCATCCATACGCCGGGAGCACCATTTTCATCGTCCAAGAATACATCTCTAACGGGTCTTTGAGGGATTACCTCACCG attggagaaagaaagaggtgtTTAAATGGCCTCAGAGAATGTCTACAGCCATTGGAGTAGCTCGAGGAATACAGTTCTTGCACACAGGAGTGGCACCAGGAATATATGGGAACAATTTGGATGTAGAGAATATTTTACTTGATGAAACACTCACTGTAAAACTCAGTAATTATACTATTCCTTTACCATCCAAG GTTGGAGCGGAGAGCCCTAGTAATGAAgatggagagaaagaagatgtgTACCAGTTTGGAGTGATACTACTTCAGATCATCACAGGCAAAGTACTAGCGGCTGCATCTTCAGAGTTAGGAAGTTTGAAGCTTCAGCTGGAGAATGGTTTGAGAGACGAACCATCGGTGTTGCGAAGCTTGGCAGATCCGTGTGTGAGAGGAACATATGCATATGAGTCATTGAGAACCACAGTTGAGTTTGCAATTAACTGTCTTTGTGAAGATCAAGGGAAGCGGCCATCGATAGAGGATGTTGTATGGAATCTGCAATACACGATTCAAGTGCAACAAGGATGGACAAGCAGTGGGAACCTCGGGCTTGGTGGTTCGTAA
- the LOC104773170 gene encoding ubiquitin-conjugating enzyme E2 1, with translation MSTPARKRLMRDFKRLQQDPPAGISGAPQDNNIMLWNAVIFGPDDTPWDGGTFKLSLQFSEDYPNKPPTVRFVSRMFHPNIYADGSICLDILQNQWSPIYDVAAILTSIQSLLCDPNPNSPANSEAARMYSESKREYNRRVRDVVEQSWTAD, from the exons ATGTCGACTCCAGCAAGGAAGAGGTTGATGAGGGATTTCAAGAGGTTGCAGCAAGACCCACCTGCGGGTATTAGTGGTGCTCCACAAGACAACAACATTATGCTCTGGAATGCTGTCATATTTGG GCCTGATGACACACCATGGGATGGAG GTACTTTCAAACTCTCACTGCAGTTCTCTGAAGATTATCCAAATAAACCACCAACAGTTCGGTTTGTTTCACGGATGTTCCATCCAAATA TTTATGCAGATGGGAGTATTTGCTTGGACATTCTACAAAACCAGTGGAGTCCAATATATGATGTTGCTGCTATACTTACCTCCATCCAA TCCTTGCTCTGCGACCCTAATCCGAATTCTCCTGCAAACTCGGAAGCTGCTCGGATGTACAGCGAAAGCAAGCGTGAGTACAACAGAAGAGTGCGTGATGTTGTTGAGCAAAGCTGGACTGCTGACTAG